From the Buchnera aphidicola (Ceratovacuna japonica) genome, one window contains:
- the iscU gene encoding Fe-S cluster assembly scaffold IscU: MSYSKKVLDHYENPRNVGSFSTKKKNVGTSLVGAPVCGDVMKLQIKVNKKGIIEDACFKTYGCGSAIASSSLMTQWIKGKTLKQAKKIKNTKIVKELSLPPVKIHCSILAEEAIKNAILDYKKKQKKK, from the coding sequence ATGTCTTATAGTAAAAAAGTTCTAGATCATTATGAAAACCCAAGAAATGTTGGATCTTTTTCTACTAAAAAAAAAAATGTAGGAACAAGTTTAGTTGGAGCGCCTGTATGTGGAGACGTAATGAAACTTCAAATAAAAGTAAACAAAAAGGGAATAATAGAAGATGCATGCTTTAAAACATATGGATGCGGTTCAGCTATAGCATCAAGTTCTTTAATGACTCAATGGATAAAAGGAAAAACTTTAAAACAAGCTAAAAAAATAAAAAATACTAAAATAGTAAAAGAACTAAGTTTACCTCCAGTAAAAATACATTGTTCTATATTAGCAGAAGAAGCAATAAAAAATGCAATATTAGATTATAAAAAAAAACAAAAAAAAAAATAA